TACCGAAGCCATCTGTCTCGCTGTCTCCTACTTTGGAAGCTAGCCCACGCTTACAAGAGTGGATGTCCAAACAAGAAACGAAACGAGAACAACCGACGGAATCACTTCCTTCTCAGAGGGAGACGGCCACAATCAAGGAGTCGCTTGCTCGCTATGAAAATGCAGAACAAAAAATAGTTCAGGACTCGATGTGGGAAAAAAGGATGGAAAGGAGTCCATCCGAACCAATACAGACATCCACATTGGGTATTACGGCCGAAAGTGATGTAGGGCTCCAGGATCTTGTGGCTTCAGAAGCAGCTTCAACTATCGAACCTGCCTTGACTGAGATAGTGGAGGAAGCAGGAAGTGTGGAACAACCGACCGACATAGTAGAAGCAGACGATCAATCGGCAGTCCCTCTGTTGTATCCGGTGGGACAAGTACACGGTACTTACATCGTTGCTCAAAATGATGCGGGGATGTATCTCATTGATCAGCATGCTGCTCAGGAACGGATCTTTTACGAGTATTTCATGGCCAAGCTGGCAGATGAAGGCATATCCAGCCAAATGATGCTGTTTCCCCATACGGTAGAGGTGACGATGCAAGAGGCGAGCAAGCTGGAAAAAAGACTCCCTTTGCTTCAGTCCTTCGGGTTGGAAATTGAGTCTTTTGGAGGGCGGACATTCATCGTGCGCGCACATCCTCACTGGTTCCCGGAAGGCGCTGAGATCGAAGTGATCGAGGAATTGATCCAGTTCGTCCTGGAAACGGGTGAAAGCATGCAGGCGAATGTGGTACAAATGCGGGAAAAAGCGGCGATCCTCATGTCATGCAAAGCATCCATTAAAGCCAACCGTTATTTGACGCATGCAGAGATGGAAAGCCTCTTGAACCAGTTGCGTACAACGAGCAGCCCTTTCACTTGTCCTCACGGCAGACCGATCGTCATTCATTTCTCCGGGTACGATTTGGAAAAGATGTTTAAACGAGTCATGTAAACACAAAGCGAAAATCCTCAGGGTCATTCCTGAGGATTTTTTTAAACGTGAGAGAAAACAGTTTTCAAAAAGAATTGTTTGACTCTCCAAATTAATCCTGCGTACAATAAAAGAGTTTCCGTCCACCTGGGACGAACACACGAGGGAAGGAACGGACACATGATCATAACTACCGGACTTGAGCCCTGTATGGATACCTTGTACCACGCAACTGAATTGGCTAAGCGATTTGGTTTGGATGTCGTCAAGCGGGGCGATCTGTCTTTAAAAGAAATGCGGAGTCGGCATGGCGATGAAGAAGTATTGGTTGTATCAGCGCTGGGTGCTCGTCTTGATGTTCCGGGGAAAAAGCCGTTCTTTTTTCATCCGAACACTTCTGCTTTTCGTATAAAGAGGCTAGTGCGAGGCGATACTGATACTATGCTTGTTGCCTGCCAAATTCAACCAGGGGATCGCGTCTTAGATGCGACTATGGGTCTAGGTGCTGACTCGATCGTGTTTGCCCATGCTACGGGTGAAGCTGGACACGTACTAGGGATTGAGTCTGAGGAAGTGTTGGCTATCTTGGTAGAAGATGGATTTCAGCATTGGTCTTCCGACGATCTCGCTCTGGAACAGGCCATGAGGCGCATTGAGGTTCGCTGTGGGAACCATCTGGATGTTCTGAAGGGAATGTATGATCGTTCTTTTGACATCGTTTATTTCGATCCGATGTTTGAAATGACCGTTCAGAGCTCGACAGGAATCGCAGGAGTCCGCGAATATGCGAATCCGGAAGCGTTGCATGAGGAAGCAGTATCTGAAGCACTTCGTGTAGCCAAAAAAAGAGTGGTGCTAAAGGAAGGAAAGACAGGTCGCATGTATGAGCGGTTTGGCTTTACCCCATTTCGCTCTCGCGGCCAACAGGTCGTGTACAGCTACAAAGAGATAAGTGGAGGGGAGTGACCTTGCACAAGAGAGAAAAGCTTGTTGTCATTATTGGCCCGACAGCCGTAGGCAAAACGGATCTCAGTCTGGAGCTGGCCGAACAGTTTGATGGAGAAATCATTTCCGGTGACTCCATGCAGGTCTATCGCGAAATGAATATCGGTACGGCAAAGGCTGCGCCAGAAGAATTGGCACGCGTGCCACATCATTTAATCGATATTATTTCACCGAGTGACGAATATTCTGTCGCCCAATTTCAGGATAGCGCCACAAGACTGATTACTGAGATTAATCAGCGAGGGCATTTGCCATTTATTGTGGGTGGAACGGGTCTCTACATAGAATCGGTAACCCATCGCTTTCAATTCTCACAGACGTCTCAAGATCCAGAACTGCGTGATCAACTGCAACGTCTGGCTGACACCGAAGGAGTGGAAGCACTCCATTCCAGACTAGCAGATGTCGATCCGGTTACGGCTGAACGACTGCACCCGAATGATGTAAAGCGGGTCATTCGCGCTCTCGAGATTTATGAGTGTAGCGGGTACAAAATGTCCGACTTTCAGCTGCGGGCTCAGTATTCTCCGTATGATTTAGTCATCATCGGTCTTACGATGGATCGGGAAAAACTATACCAACGTATTAACCATCGGGTCGATCTGATGATTGAGGCAGGACTGATTGAGGAAGTGAGAAGTCTTTTAGATCGTGGATACGATGCAACTCTGGTGTCCATGCAGGGGCTGGGATATAAAGAAGTGATCCCGTATCTGTATGGAGAGGTTACATTGGAAAAAGCGGTCAATGACATCAAGCAGCGGACTCGACATTTTGCAAAGCGCCAGCTTTCCTGGTTTCGTCGTATGCCACAAATACAGTGGTTTGACATGACTGACCCGGTAGAGCAGCCAAACAACGTGCAAACTATCAAGCAGATATTGGCAGGAAAGTTTCAACAATTGCCGAATATATAACATACAAGTCCTTTTAGGGGGTAATGTACATGAAACAGACGATCAATATTCAAGATACGTTCTTGAATCATTTGCGGAAAGAAAACATCGCGGTCACCATTTACCTGGTGAACGGATTTCAATTGCGTGGCTACATTAAAGCATTCGATAATTTCACGATTGTGATTGATAGCGAAGGCA
This is a stretch of genomic DNA from Brevibacillus choshinensis. It encodes these proteins:
- the miaA gene encoding tRNA (adenosine(37)-N6)-dimethylallyltransferase MiaA, encoding MTLHKREKLVVIIGPTAVGKTDLSLELAEQFDGEIISGDSMQVYREMNIGTAKAAPEELARVPHHLIDIISPSDEYSVAQFQDSATRLITEINQRGHLPFIVGGTGLYIESVTHRFQFSQTSQDPELRDQLQRLADTEGVEALHSRLADVDPVTAERLHPNDVKRVIRALEIYECSGYKMSDFQLRAQYSPYDLVIIGLTMDREKLYQRINHRVDLMIEAGLIEEVRSLLDRGYDATLVSMQGLGYKEVIPYLYGEVTLEKAVNDIKQRTRHFAKRQLSWFRRMPQIQWFDMTDPVEQPNNVQTIKQILAGKFQQLPNI
- a CDS encoding class I SAM-dependent methyltransferase, encoding MIITTGLEPCMDTLYHATELAKRFGLDVVKRGDLSLKEMRSRHGDEEVLVVSALGARLDVPGKKPFFFHPNTSAFRIKRLVRGDTDTMLVACQIQPGDRVLDATMGLGADSIVFAHATGEAGHVLGIESEEVLAILVEDGFQHWSSDDLALEQAMRRIEVRCGNHLDVLKGMYDRSFDIVYFDPMFEMTVQSSTGIAGVREYANPEALHEEAVSEALRVAKKRVVLKEGKTGRMYERFGFTPFRSRGQQVVYSYKEISGGE
- the hfq gene encoding RNA chaperone Hfq, coding for MKQTINIQDTFLNHLRKENIAVTIYLVNGFQLRGYIKAFDNFTIVIDSEGKQQLVYKHAISTFTPQRPVSLMSQENNQQ